The following nucleotide sequence is from Synechococcales cyanobacterium T60_A2020_003.
CATCCGTTTTTGGAACGGTTCTGCCCGCAGCAGTTCCCGGATAAAAGCGTCGGTTTGCAGCAGCACATCGTAGCCAAAGACAATGTCATAAATCCGAATCCGGCCTTCCTGACGCAGTTTCACATCATCCACGAAGGGATGGCTAGCATACAAATCTAATCCGAGCGCGTAGTGGAGATCGTGGTAGAGGTTTGCCCCCGTGCTGATGATGTAGTCTACAAATCCATTGCGGATTAAAGGCGCAAGCACCGAACTCCCGAATCCGGCTGGTGTCATCGCTCCAGAGAGGGTTAATCCGACGGTTACGCCCTCTTGCAAGACTTCACGGCTGAGCAAATGGCAAATTTCGCGCAGGCGAGCGGAGTTATAGGCCGTAAAGTAGCCATCAATTAAATCAACGACGCTGATATCCGTCGAAATGGGGATGGGGGCGATCTTACGGCTGAGTTGTTGGATAGACATTTCGTAACTCCTGTAGAAAGACGTGACATAAAAGGGAAAAACAGTTCAGCGCCCTGGGGTAAGCCTCTCTCCACA
It contains:
- a CDS encoding deoxyhypusine synthase family protein translates to MSIQQLSRKIAPIPISTDISVVDLIDGYFTAYNSARLREICHLLSREVLQEGVTVGLTLSGAMTPAGFGSSVLAPLIRNGFVDYIISTGANLYHDLHYALGLDLYASHPFVDDVKLRQEGRIRIYDIVFGYDVLLQTDAFIRELLRAEPFQKRM